Within candidate division KSB1 bacterium, the genomic segment AAGCCAGGGCTTCAACTGCTGTAATGATCTGATTTACCGATCCGGGAGAACCATGTTTTATCGATGCCGACCAATTTTGAGCAATCGCGTTATCCAGTTCCGGAGAATTTAATGCAAGAGTTGCTCCAATGCCATCTGCTTGCAGCGGCCAGGGCGCCGTATCATCATAGGTCAGGGAATCGACGATTTGTCCATTTGCGTTGATCAGGTATATTGACTCACCTGCGTTGTCTAAATTAAAATCAAACTCCGCTACCAATGGCTTAACAGTCGGGAAGAATCGGCTAAATTCAGTGGTATCACTACTGAGTACCAAAAATTTATGGGCTGCCAGGATACTTCCCACCGGAAAGACAAAATTATGGCTTTCATCGCCATCTCTAAAACTCCAGTTTGACAAATCGAAAGAAGCGTCGCTGTCGTTATAAAATTCGATCCAATCTTTAGGATCAAAATACTGAGCCGAGTGATAATTAATCTCATTGATTACAACAAACCCGGAAGAATTGGCATCAAGTTCAAATAAGGCAGTGGCAGAAATATCACCATTTAGAGGAATCGTCACAGTAGGAGAAACATCCGCTATATCACCGGTCCACTCGATAAACTTGTAACCAGGATTTGGGATGGCAGCCAACTCGATCGGAATTCCTTTAAAATATTGTCCGTTCCAAACGGATTCCCACACACTTATATTTTTGTTCAGTAAAATACTCCCGCCATTGAGAGAAGCAATGTTCAAAGTAACTTGCGCCGGACCAGGGATACTAAATTCAGCAAGAATGTTGGTACGCACATCCTCGACTCGATTTTCCGCAAATGATTTTAATTCATCAATTTCAAAATGCCAATCTTCATTGGACAATCCCCAACGTTGCAAATGAAACTGCATTTCCGGATCCAGTTCAGCCAGCATGTTGTCAATTTTTGCAAGGACAATGCCGGGTTGCCAAATCGTATTCAGATAATCGGCATAGCGATTTATGAAATCTCTTTTGAAGGCCTCATTTTCAAGCAATTTACGAAATAAGAATGTCGACCACGGCGGATTGGGCCATTCAGGTCCATTTGGTTCGGTGGCAAAGTCAAACATGTTAGTGTATCCAAAATTTTGAGTACTTCCCAACTTGAAACCGTCATCGAGATCAAAAACCAGCCAACGCCACTTACCATCTGAAGTTCTGGGCCGCCAATACTTAAGATTCCATCCGGGCCAATCTACATTAGCGAAATAAAGCTGTGATACCATGTAGTCCAGATAGTTGTCCATGTCCAATTGTGATTTTAGGTATTCATAGCTGTATTCCAGGGACATATCGTGACTGGCAATATATGCAAGCATCGCATTATAATGGATGTTATCTCCATGGATCACTTCTTGCTCATTTTCCAGCATATCAAGGTTTACTTCGCTTATCCCGTGGTGTGCTTCAATATAATGCTCGTTTAATTTCTCTCTTATGTTTAATATGCCCCAATATTCACCATTTAAGTAAACCACTGCCGGACGATAGGACTGTGTCTCGATATCCAGATC encodes:
- a CDS encoding CotH kinase family protein, translated to MRIFFFFCTILLMSAVPLLSQTIVINEVLSSNTSSITDEDGDSSDWIEIYNSGSFLVDLTGYGLSDESTLPYKWVFTETYLAPNEFLLVFASGKDRAGTHTNFRIDASGETLYLTKPGGEIPDSVALGEMATDVSYGRQLDGSDNWFYFKEPTPLRANDTQGFDSIILEVPTYSIKRGLYSSAVTLSLSTVIPGAIVYYTLDGTKPSAISSVYSTPLEISETSVVRARIMSSGVLSEVTRTHTYVINKQTDMAIVSITTNPANLWDSADGIYVNYNSNREIPIFLELFEPDGIESYSKAAGMKIHGGWTREFPQKSFAIFARDKYGPSSIKHRLFPDLPFNEYESFILRNSGGDFEAAHIRDPLLQSLIKDLDIETQSYRPAVVYLNGEYWGILNIREKLNEHYIEAHHGISEVNLDMLENEQEVIHGDNIHYNAMLAYIASHDMSLEYSYEYLKSQLDMDNYLDYMVSQLYFANVDWPGWNLKYWRPRTSDGKWRWLVFDLDDGFKLGSTQNFGYTNMFDFATEPNGPEWPNPPWSTFLFRKLLENEAFKRDFINRYADYLNTIWQPGIVLAKIDNMLAELDPEMQFHLQRWGLSNEDWHFEIDELKSFAENRVEDVRTNILAEFSIPGPAQVTLNIASLNGGSILLNKNISVWESVWNGQYFKGIPIELAAIPNPGYKFIEWTGDIADVSPTVTIPLNGDISATALFELDANSSGFVVINEINYHSAQYFDPKDWIEFYNDSDASFDLSNWSFRDGDESHNFVFPVGSILAAHKFLVLSSDTTEFSRFFPTVKPLVAEFDFNLDNAGESIYLINANGQIVDSLTYDDTAPWPLQADGIGATLALNSPELDNAIAQNWSASIKHGSPGSVNQIITAVEALAFESIPGSFLLEQNYPNPFNPATTISFQIPNRNHVRIKIFDIMGREVVTLIDKEFEAGIHHINWNASASNASGVYFYRLWTNGFSQIRRMLLLK